The following coding sequences are from one Epilithonimonas vandammei window:
- a CDS encoding conjugal transfer protein TraD, with protein MEIVIVICLLIVIALLLQDKIVIHKRSEQKPTQEKVNPNLPDIMGQPKPVRSLSVPNTANESQITEPEINPDNLDIEYDENENVSIQIPQEELDEVFSNMPDLEEEEEEWNRYGISGGDNGFAQGVTYDELSSVGALLQKENLEQAQKETAVAIVQKLQGTELFSLLENSIEGASRKIAELLDSTLSSESDDGSSTLRKIDLGDFDIGEFV; from the coding sequence ATGGAAATAGTAATTGTGATTTGCCTGCTGATAGTCATTGCCCTGCTTTTGCAGGATAAGATTGTCATTCATAAAAGGTCGGAGCAAAAGCCCACACAGGAAAAAGTTAACCCGAACCTGCCCGATATTATGGGGCAGCCCAAGCCAGTAAGAAGCCTTTCAGTGCCAAACACTGCCAATGAAAGCCAAATAACGGAACCGGAGATAAACCCTGATAATTTAGACATTGAATACGACGAAAACGAAAACGTCAGCATTCAAATTCCGCAGGAAGAACTGGACGAAGTTTTCAGCAATATGCCTGATTTGGAGGAAGAGGAAGAAGAATGGAACAGGTACGGAATATCCGGTGGCGATAACGGTTTTGCCCAAGGGGTTACCTACGACGAACTAAGCTCCGTAGGGGCATTGCTCCAAAAAGAGAATTTGGAACAGGCTCAAAAGGAAACAGCGGTAGCCATAGTTCAGAAATTACAGGGAACCGAATTATTCAGCTTACTGGAAAATTCCATTGAGGGTGCTTCCCGAAAAATTGCCGAGCTTTTGGATAGCACACTTTCATCTGAAAGCGACGACGGTTCTTCCACCTTGCGGAAAATTGATTTGGGTGATTTTGACATTGGGGAGTTTGTATAG
- a CDS encoding DUF3408 domain-containing protein, with amino-acid sequence MEKDNKKKVTPDINEEMMMNLMVDGVKKDGLQLPPEPAEEQVKEAIKDEVQQDELSQSKPAQRERNRTKKILDGSYGEHFLKTHSMTKRGDKSIYIRQEYHERLSRIVQVIGKDAIPLYAYLDNILEHHFEMFEKAITDDFNEKFKPIF; translated from the coding sequence ATGGAAAAAGACAATAAGAAAAAAGTCACGCCGGACATTAACGAGGAAATGATGATGAACCTGATGGTGGACGGTGTAAAAAAGGATGGTTTGCAGTTACCGCCTGAACCTGCCGAAGAGCAGGTAAAGGAAGCGATAAAAGACGAGGTGCAGCAGGACGAATTATCACAAAGCAAACCCGCACAACGGGAAAGGAACCGCACCAAAAAAATCCTTGACGGAAGCTACGGCGAACACTTTTTGAAAACCCATTCGATGACAAAGCGGGGCGATAAAAGCATTTATATCCGGCAGGAATACCACGAACGGCTATCCCGTATTGTACAGGTAATCGGGAAAGATGCCATACCCCTGTACGCCTATCTCGATAACATATTGGAACATCATTTTGAAATGTTTGAAAAAGCCATTACCGATGATTTCAACGAAAAGTTTAAACCCATTTTTTAA
- a CDS encoding ParA family protein produces the protein MDTKKKPLFVAFSSQKGGVGKSTFTTLVASTMHYRLGYNVAVFDADFPQHSLMKMKARDLAMVMENEALKKLAYKQFTTINKKAYPIMQHKADSVLDAAHEFVNTSPVPPDVLFFDLPGTVNTPGILKALAGMHHIFTPITADRVVMESTLIFTQLLQDVIMKKGETSIQSINLFWNQVDGRESTPLYEVYNQLIEQLGLSLMQSQIKNSTRFRKESEADSKTVFRSTVMPPDERLMKACQLDLFISEFLNIIQL, from the coding sequence ATGGACACAAAAAAGAAACCTCTGTTTGTCGCTTTTTCTTCACAAAAAGGCGGTGTTGGCAAAAGCACATTTACCACACTTGTGGCAAGTACAATGCACTATCGGTTAGGCTACAACGTAGCCGTATTTGATGCGGATTTTCCGCAGCATAGTTTAATGAAAATGAAAGCCCGTGATTTGGCAATGGTAATGGAAAATGAGGCTTTGAAAAAACTGGCGTATAAGCAGTTTACCACCATCAACAAAAAAGCCTATCCCATTATGCAGCACAAAGCAGATAGCGTACTCGATGCGGCTCACGAATTTGTAAACACTTCTCCCGTTCCGCCTGATGTGCTGTTCTTCGACCTGCCCGGAACCGTGAACACGCCCGGCATACTGAAAGCATTGGCGGGAATGCACCACATATTTACGCCCATCACGGCAGACCGTGTGGTAATGGAAAGTACGCTCATCTTCACGCAGCTTTTACAGGACGTGATTATGAAAAAGGGCGAAACTTCCATACAAAGCATTAACCTGTTTTGGAACCAGGTGGATGGCAGGGAAAGCACACCCTTATATGAGGTGTACAATCAGCTTATTGAACAACTGGGGTTAAGCCTGATGCAAAGCCAAATTAAGAACAGCACCCGTTTTCGCAAGGAAAGCGAAGCGGACAGCAAAACGGTTTTCCGTTCTACGGTAATGCCTCCCGATGAGCGTTTGATGAAAGCCTGCCAGTTAGACCTGTTCATCAGCGAATTTTTAAACATCATTCAATTGTAG
- the mobA gene encoding conjugal transfer protein MobA gives MNDNNKKQLKKTGRRPKEDPATIRYTISFNEQEHARFLALFDKSGMQVKAHFITSCIFDKTIKTIQIDKGTVDFYMRLTSFHSQFRSIGVNYNQIVKLLYKNFSEKKAAAFLYKLEKQTAEMAMLCQKIIQLTEKFEAKYLKK, from the coding sequence ATGAACGATAACAACAAAAAGCAATTGAAAAAGACCGGACGCCGCCCCAAAGAAGACCCGGCGACCATCCGCTATACGATTTCCTTTAACGAGCAGGAACACGCCCGTTTTCTTGCCCTGTTTGATAAATCAGGTATGCAGGTAAAGGCGCATTTCATAACGTCCTGCATCTTTGACAAGACCATAAAGACCATTCAGATTGACAAGGGAACGGTTGATTTTTATATGCGGCTGACCTCTTTTCACAGCCAGTTCCGTTCCATAGGTGTGAACTATAACCAAATTGTAAAGCTGCTGTACAAGAATTTTTCCGAGAAAAAAGCCGCGGCATTCCTGTATAAACTGGAGAAACAGACGGCTGAAATGGCAATGCTGTGTCAGAAAATCATTCAGCTTACCGAAAAATTTGAAGCCAAATACCTGAAAAAATAA
- the mobB gene encoding conjugal transfer protein MobB produces the protein MIAKIGRSANIYGALAYNQLKVENENGQILFANKMIETASGHYSVAQLAQSFAPYLIANRNTEKHTLHISLNPDPNDKVSDDKFREMAEQYMREMGYGEQPFVVFKHTDIDRSHIHIVSVCVDEQGKKISDKFEKMRSMNVCRELERQHGLIPATDKERNQTDKIFRPIGYRAGDVKSQIASVVRHLPNYYQFQTLGEYNALLSLFNITTEKVEGELHGKAQQGLLYIPLNENGERAGHPFKASLFGKNAGLPALELHFAKCKIKLKDTPSKQTLQSAVTIALQSTNNEQAFKKQLGEQGINVVVRRNDAGRIYGMTFIDHNSKTVWNGSRLSKELSANTLNDYWNNNIKPDIKEPTVQLPKTSPSNDADLPAEEPHHLFDFLTTEKHEDGLIEAFGGLLIPEAQGEDYEEQDFANKMKKKRKRTRGQK, from the coding sequence ATGATAGCAAAAATTGGAAGAAGCGCAAATATATACGGGGCATTGGCGTACAATCAGCTTAAAGTAGAGAATGAAAACGGGCAGATTTTGTTTGCCAATAAGATGATTGAAACGGCAAGCGGTCATTATTCCGTGGCACAATTAGCCCAATCTTTTGCGCCTTACCTGATAGCCAACCGAAATACCGAGAAACATACGCTGCATATTTCGCTCAATCCCGACCCGAATGATAAGGTAAGTGATGACAAGTTTAGGGAAATGGCAGAACAGTATATGCGGGAAATGGGCTACGGCGAACAGCCTTTTGTGGTGTTCAAACATACCGATATTGACCGCAGCCATATACACATTGTATCGGTTTGCGTGGACGAGCAGGGCAAAAAGATTTCGGATAAATTCGAGAAAATGCGGTCTATGAATGTATGCCGTGAATTGGAAAGACAACACGGGTTGATACCCGCAACGGATAAGGAGCGCAACCAAACGGATAAGATTTTCCGTCCGATAGGTTATCGGGCTGGCGATGTAAAAAGCCAAATTGCTTCCGTCGTTCGCCACTTGCCGAACTATTACCAATTTCAGACTTTGGGAGAATACAATGCCTTGCTTTCCCTGTTTAATATTACCACCGAAAAAGTCGAGGGAGAATTACACGGAAAGGCACAGCAGGGTTTATTGTATATTCCCTTAAATGAGAATGGAGAAAGAGCCGGACATCCGTTCAAGGCTTCGCTTTTCGGAAAGAATGCAGGGCTTCCGGCTTTGGAATTGCATTTTGCGAAATGCAAAATAAAACTAAAAGATACACCAAGCAAACAGACCTTACAATCAGCCGTTACCATTGCCCTGCAATCCACGAACAATGAACAGGCTTTTAAAAAGCAATTAGGAGAACAGGGTATTAATGTTGTAGTGCGAAGAAACGATGCAGGTCGTATATACGGAATGACCTTTATAGACCACAATTCCAAAACCGTATGGAACGGTTCACGTTTAAGCAAGGAACTTTCCGCCAATACCTTAAATGATTATTGGAACAACAACATCAAACCGGATATTAAAGAACCAACTGTACAACTGCCAAAAACGTCCCCATCAAATGATGCGGATCTTCCTGCGGAAGAACCACATCATTTGTTCGATTTCTTAACTACTGAAAAACACGAAGACGGTTTGATAGAAGCCTTTGGCGGTTTACTCATACCCGAAGCACAGGGCGAAGATTACGAGGAACAGGATTTTGCCAATAAAATGAAGAAAAAGAGGAAACGTACAAGAGGTCAGAAGTAA